In one window of Paraflavitalea soli DNA:
- the folK gene encoding 2-amino-4-hydroxy-6-hydroxymethyldihydropteridine diphosphokinase, with translation MNNVYLLIGGNVGNRAENLQQAIIALNQTCGRVVRQSAIYETAAWGKTDQQPFLNQALLLVTRFTGPELLQHTMEAENVLGRVRQERYGPRIIDIDILFFNNDIIREPALTIPHPEVQNRRFALTPLDELAPDLVHPVLQKTVHQLLDECKDELEVKVWNE, from the coding sequence ATGAATAATGTGTATTTACTGATAGGCGGCAACGTAGGAAACAGGGCCGAAAACCTGCAACAGGCAATAATAGCCCTGAATCAAACCTGTGGCCGGGTTGTACGCCAATCGGCCATTTATGAAACGGCCGCCTGGGGCAAAACAGACCAGCAGCCTTTCCTCAACCAGGCGCTTCTGCTGGTCACCCGCTTTACAGGCCCCGAACTACTGCAACACACCATGGAAGCAGAGAACGTGCTGGGCCGGGTAAGGCAGGAACGGTACGGTCCCCGTATCATCGACATTGATATATTATTTTTTAATAATGATATCATCCGGGAACCTGCCCTTACGATCCCACATCCCGAAGTACAGAACCGCCGTTTTGCACTGACCCCGCTTGATGAACTGGCGCCAGACCTTGTGCATCCAGTACTGCAAAAGACGGTCCACCAGCTGCTCGATGAATGTAAGGATGAATTGGAAGTGAAGGTGTGGAACGAGTAG
- a CDS encoding deoxynucleoside kinase translates to MNYHFITIEGNIGAGKTTLSHLLAKKYNARLILEAFADNPFLSKFYENPKQYAFPLELFFMAERYKQLKELIHTKDLFQSVTVTDYLFTKCLLFAKVNLPEEEFRLYQKLFEIIHQQIPQPEILIYLHVPVNKLQSNIRKRNRPYEQSIPDEYLFKIQETYTNYIKQHNLKTLFVDASNADFLGNEKHLQVITDALEKDHDYGQRYLTLP, encoded by the coding sequence ATGAATTATCACTTTATAACCATCGAAGGCAATATTGGGGCGGGTAAGACCACCTTATCGCATTTACTGGCCAAGAAATACAATGCCCGCCTGATCCTGGAGGCCTTTGCGGACAATCCCTTCCTATCCAAGTTTTACGAAAATCCCAAGCAATATGCCTTTCCGCTGGAGCTTTTCTTTATGGCCGAGCGGTACAAACAATTAAAAGAATTGATCCATACCAAGGACCTGTTCCAAAGTGTGACGGTCACGGATTATCTTTTTACGAAGTGCCTGCTGTTTGCCAAGGTAAACCTGCCGGAAGAAGAGTTTCGCCTGTACCAGAAACTATTTGAGATCATACACCAACAGATACCACAACCTGAAATACTGATCTACCTGCATGTGCCGGTAAACAAACTGCAATCGAATATCCGGAAACGCAACCGGCCCTATGAGCAGTCGATCCCCGATGAATACCTGTTCAAAATACAGGAAACGTATACGAATTACATCAAACAGCACAATCTCAAGACCTTGTTTGTAGATGCCAGCAATGCAGACTTCCTGGGCAATGAAAAGCACCTGCAGGTGATCACGGACGCCCTGGAAAAGGACCATGATTACGGGCAACGGTACCTGACATTGCCTTAG